The following proteins are encoded in a genomic region of Tenacibaculum sp. 190524A05c:
- a CDS encoding SDR family oxidoreductase: MNRKNILITGASSGLGKGMAIEFAKQGCNLALCARRTEKLEALKEELLNINSNISVFIRPLDVTKQENVFSVFNSFNEDFKTQNGTLDRVIVNAGMGKGASIGKGFANQNMQTAVTNFCGALNQMEAAMEIFRAQNSGHLVVISSMSAFRGYPRAMSVYAATKAGVRSLAEGIRADVLKKPINVSTIFPGYIQSEMTDSIGKPPPFMIPLEKGSKLLVKAINKEKANAFVPFWPWRFFKLLMPFFTLKMLRKF, from the coding sequence GTGAATCGAAAAAACATACTCATTACTGGAGCTAGTTCTGGTTTAGGAAAAGGAATGGCCATAGAATTTGCCAAACAAGGCTGCAATTTAGCGCTATGTGCCAGGCGTACAGAAAAGCTCGAAGCTCTTAAAGAAGAACTACTTAACATTAACAGTAATATCTCTGTTTTTATTCGACCTTTAGATGTCACTAAGCAAGAAAATGTATTTTCAGTTTTCAATAGCTTCAATGAAGATTTTAAAACTCAAAACGGAACTTTAGATAGAGTAATTGTGAATGCTGGAATGGGAAAAGGAGCTTCTATTGGAAAAGGCTTTGCAAACCAGAATATGCAGACTGCTGTTACAAATTTCTGCGGTGCCTTAAATCAAATGGAAGCGGCTATGGAAATTTTTAGAGCACAAAACTCTGGCCATTTAGTTGTAATCTCCTCTATGTCTGCTTTCAGAGGTTATCCAAGAGCAATGTCAGTTTATGCAGCCACAAAAGCAGGTGTTAGAAGTTTAGCCGAAGGAATTAGAGCAGATGTTTTGAAAAAACCAATTAATGTTTCTACCATATTTCCGGGATATATTCAATCTGAAATGACAGATTCTATTGGTAAACCTCCACCGTTTATGATTCCTTTAGAAAAAGGTTCTAAACTTTTAGTCAAAGCCATCAATAAAGAAAAAGCAAATGCCTTTGTTCCTTTTTGGCCTTGGCGTTTTTTCAAATTACTAATGCCGTTTTTCACATTAAAAATGTTGAGAAAATTTTAA
- a CDS encoding acyl-CoA dehydrogenase family protein: MNFSPSQKSKDYLSRLKKFMEQHVYPIEHEFTQYYKQHNSSGNWKEWTEHPKLEHLKELAKEAGLWNLFLPDNELGQGLSVLDYAPLAEEMGRVYNAAEIFNCNAPDTGNMEVLYHFGSNDQKKEWLQPLLDGKIKSVFCMTEPDVASSDATNIETSIIEDGDDIVINGKKWWSTGLGHPMAKLAIVLGKTDTSQEKHKQHSMVLVPLDTPGVEIKRMQNTFGVYDAPAGHGEVHFTNVRVPKKNLIMDFGAGFAIAQGRLGPGRIHHCMRCIGAAERALQLAIIRSGTRQAFGKPLAKLGGNSEQFAKARIAIDQARLLTHYAAWKIDEHGVKNSMTEISAIKVVAPNVLQEVSDMAMQIHGGAGLSDDFPLINFFIQARALRLADGPDEVHLRMISRLEFKKYLS, encoded by the coding sequence ATGAATTTCAGTCCTTCTCAAAAATCTAAAGACTATTTAAGTCGACTAAAAAAGTTCATGGAGCAACATGTATATCCAATAGAACATGAATTTACTCAATATTACAAACAACATAATTCTTCGGGAAACTGGAAAGAATGGACAGAACACCCCAAATTAGAACATTTGAAAGAGCTTGCTAAGGAAGCTGGTTTATGGAATTTGTTCTTGCCTGATAACGAATTAGGACAAGGATTAAGCGTACTTGATTATGCGCCACTCGCAGAAGAAATGGGACGTGTTTACAATGCAGCAGAAATTTTTAATTGTAATGCTCCTGATACAGGAAATATGGAAGTACTGTATCATTTTGGTTCCAATGATCAGAAAAAAGAATGGTTACAGCCTTTACTTGATGGAAAAATAAAATCTGTATTCTGTATGACAGAACCTGATGTGGCTTCTTCTGATGCAACAAATATAGAAACCTCCATAATTGAAGATGGAGACGATATTGTAATCAATGGAAAGAAATGGTGGTCTACAGGATTAGGACATCCTATGGCTAAGTTGGCAATTGTATTGGGAAAAACCGACACTTCTCAAGAAAAACACAAACAGCACAGTATGGTGTTAGTTCCATTGGATACACCTGGAGTAGAAATTAAGCGCATGCAAAATACATTTGGCGTATATGATGCTCCTGCTGGACATGGTGAAGTTCATTTTACCAATGTACGTGTTCCTAAAAAGAATTTAATTATGGATTTTGGAGCTGGTTTCGCCATTGCACAAGGAAGATTAGGGCCAGGAAGAATTCATCATTGTATGCGTTGTATTGGCGCAGCTGAACGTGCTTTACAATTAGCCATAATTAGAAGTGGAACCAGACAAGCTTTCGGAAAACCTTTGGCTAAACTCGGTGGAAATTCTGAACAGTTTGCTAAAGCAAGAATTGCAATAGATCAAGCTAGATTACTAACACATTATGCAGCATGGAAAATTGATGAACATGGTGTAAAAAATAGCATGACTGAAATTTCTGCCATAAAAGTAGTTGCACCTAACGTCTTACAAGAAGTGAGTGATATGGCTATGCAGATTCATGGAGGAGCGGGATTATCAGATGATTTTCCTTTAATTAATTTCTTTATACAAGCTCGAGCTTTACGATTAGCTGATGGACCAGACGAAGTTCATTTACGAATGATTTCTAGACTTGAATTTAAAAAATACTTGAGCTAA
- a CDS encoding phosphotransferase family protein: MSNTIKDLEKQQRSGEELDLKSLLPWIKNHIPTIDDNPTITQFSGGASNWTYRLKFNQHDIILRRAPLGKKAAGAHDMPREFKLQQKLKPHYPYVPEMIAVCEDESVLGSTFYLMERLEGIILRKNPPKGIHWDEDTVRKICYSFWDKMIHLHNVDYKKEGLQDLGKGEGYIERQILGWNKRYINAKTWNVPSGKKVRQWLENNMPKEENLCIIHNDFRLDNVVIDPSDPENILGVLDWELAAIGDPLMDLGNSLAYWVQEQDDFFVKSIRRQPSNIPGMLTRQEIIDYYCQQTGRTIEDFRFYRVYGLFRLAGIVQQIYFRYSKGYTKNKAFKNFWLISIYLIKTCENIIKRKK, translated from the coding sequence ATGTCGAACACAATTAAAGATCTTGAAAAACAACAACGCTCAGGTGAGGAATTAGACCTTAAGAGTTTATTACCTTGGATTAAAAATCATATTCCAACTATTGATGATAATCCTACAATAACACAATTCTCAGGAGGAGCGTCAAATTGGACGTATCGCCTAAAGTTTAATCAGCATGATATTATTCTTAGACGAGCACCACTTGGAAAAAAAGCAGCAGGAGCGCATGATATGCCAAGAGAATTTAAACTGCAGCAAAAATTAAAACCTCATTATCCTTATGTTCCAGAAATGATTGCTGTTTGTGAAGACGAATCTGTATTAGGATCTACCTTTTATTTGATGGAACGATTGGAAGGAATTATTCTTAGAAAAAATCCTCCCAAAGGAATTCATTGGGACGAAGATACGGTAAGAAAAATATGCTATTCTTTCTGGGATAAAATGATTCATTTACACAATGTAGATTACAAAAAAGAAGGATTACAAGATTTAGGAAAAGGTGAAGGCTATATTGAACGTCAAATTCTAGGTTGGAATAAACGATATATAAATGCTAAAACTTGGAATGTTCCTTCAGGGAAAAAGGTCAGACAATGGTTAGAAAACAATATGCCGAAGGAAGAAAATCTTTGTATAATTCACAATGATTTTCGATTAGATAATGTTGTAATCGATCCGTCAGATCCAGAAAATATCCTAGGTGTTTTAGATTGGGAATTGGCTGCTATCGGTGATCCTTTAATGGATTTAGGAAACAGCTTAGCCTATTGGGTGCAAGAACAAGATGATTTCTTCGTGAAATCCATCAGAAGACAACCGAGTAATATTCCTGGTATGTTAACCAGACAAGAAATTATAGATTACTATTGCCAACAAACAGGCAGAACAATTGAAGATTTCCGTTTTTATAGAGTTTACGGATTATTCCGACTCGCAGGAATTGTTCAACAAATCTACTTCAGATACTCAAAAGGATATACAAAAAACAAAGCTTTTAAAAACTTTTGGTTAATCTCTATTTACCTTATCAAAACTTGTGAAAATATTATAAAACGTAAAAAGTAA